From the genome of Cellvibrio japonicus Ueda107, one region includes:
- a CDS encoding SxtJ family membrane protein, producing the protein MHTSTPPTTKALREFAYTLAIAFPVVFCLLLPWLFNYAIPYWPLAISGILLLQAWLHPPSLAPVQKLWMALTGILGWINTRIILGLVFFLLITPIGWIQRRRHKLHYHPNVIPEADSYKIRRSQPLSPTDLENPF; encoded by the coding sequence ATGCACACATCCACACCGCCCACCACCAAAGCCTTGCGCGAATTTGCTTATACCCTGGCGATCGCCTTTCCAGTTGTCTTCTGCCTGCTGTTGCCCTGGCTGTTCAACTACGCTATCCCCTACTGGCCGTTGGCCATCAGCGGCATCTTGTTGCTGCAAGCCTGGCTCCATCCGCCCAGTTTGGCTCCCGTCCAAAAGCTCTGGATGGCCCTCACCGGAATCCTGGGGTGGATCAACACCCGGATTATCCTGGGCCTGGTGTTTTTCCTGCTGATCACCCCGATCGGCTGGATACAGCGCCGACGCCACAAACTGCATTATCATCCGAATGTTATCCCTGAGGCCGACAGCTATAAAATCCGTCGCTCCCAGCCACTAAGCCCTACCGATTTGGAGAATCCCTTCTGA
- a CDS encoding carbamoyltransferase, giving the protein MTRILGISAYYHDSAAALVIDGKIIAAAQEERFTRIKHDPAFPTQAVRYCLDEAGCTLDQLDAVVFYDKPLLKFERLLETYLAHAPRGFGSFLRAMPIWLKEKLFLKTLLRRELRALLPSHTLPPDTAPAAPLPRLLFTEHHQAHAASAFFPSPFASAAVLCLDGVGEWATSSAWSGHGNDLQPLWEIHFPHSLGLLYSAFTYYCGFRVNSGEYKLMGLAPYGEPRYVEQIYQHLIDVKPDGSFRLNLDYFAYPTGERMTNDKFHALFGGPPRSPDTLPTQKDMDLARSIQQVTEDIVLKLATSLHRETGMENLCLAGGVALNCVANGELLRKGPFKQIWIQPAAGDAGGALGAALQAWHQYYDQPRTPVAGDTMQGAYLGPAFDDVHIRQLLEERNAPYQHLDDEQLYTHVARHLAEDKVVGWFQGRMEFGPRALGNRSILGNPASAAMQSTMNLKIKYRESFRPFAPAVLEEEAARYFELNSTSPYMLRVAPLANDWRLPDSGEPLFGLDKLKQSRSQLPAITHVDYSARVQTVSAETNPRFTRLLHAFKALTGWGLLINTSFNVRGEPPVSTPAQAYDCFLRTEMDYLVMGNYLLDRHQQSPQAIHQARQQAFAPD; this is encoded by the coding sequence ATGACACGCATTCTGGGGATTTCCGCCTATTACCACGACAGTGCCGCGGCATTGGTCATAGACGGCAAGATCATCGCCGCCGCCCAGGAAGAGCGGTTTACCCGTATCAAACACGACCCCGCTTTTCCCACCCAGGCTGTGCGCTATTGCCTGGATGAAGCGGGCTGTACCCTCGACCAACTGGACGCAGTAGTCTTTTACGATAAGCCGCTGCTCAAATTCGAACGGTTGCTGGAAACCTACCTCGCCCATGCGCCGCGCGGTTTTGGCTCCTTCCTGCGCGCCATGCCGATTTGGTTAAAAGAAAAGTTGTTCCTGAAAACCCTTTTACGCCGTGAGTTGCGTGCACTTCTACCAAGCCACACACTTCCGCCAGATACAGCACCTGCCGCCCCCCTACCCCGGTTGTTATTTACCGAGCACCACCAGGCACACGCCGCCTCGGCCTTCTTTCCCAGCCCTTTTGCCTCGGCAGCAGTACTCTGCCTGGATGGCGTCGGCGAATGGGCAACCAGTTCAGCCTGGTCAGGTCATGGCAACGACTTGCAACCCTTATGGGAAATCCATTTTCCCCATTCGCTTGGCCTGCTCTATTCCGCGTTCACCTACTACTGCGGTTTTCGCGTGAATTCCGGTGAATACAAGTTAATGGGATTGGCGCCCTACGGCGAGCCGCGCTATGTGGAGCAGATTTACCAACACCTGATTGATGTCAAACCCGATGGCAGTTTCCGGCTCAATCTCGATTACTTTGCCTATCCCACCGGCGAGCGCATGACCAACGACAAATTCCATGCGCTCTTTGGCGGCCCGCCGCGCTCGCCCGATACACTACCCACCCAAAAAGACATGGATCTGGCGCGCTCGATACAACAGGTGACCGAAGACATAGTGCTGAAGCTCGCCACCAGCCTCCACCGGGAAACCGGTATGGAAAACCTGTGTCTGGCTGGCGGTGTCGCCCTGAACTGCGTCGCCAATGGCGAGCTGCTGCGCAAAGGCCCGTTTAAGCAGATCTGGATTCAACCCGCTGCCGGCGATGCCGGAGGCGCCCTGGGAGCGGCCCTGCAAGCCTGGCACCAATACTACGATCAACCACGCACACCCGTCGCTGGCGACACCATGCAGGGGGCCTACCTGGGCCCGGCATTTGACGATGTCCACATCCGGCAACTGCTGGAGGAGCGCAACGCGCCCTACCAACACCTGGATGACGAACAACTCTACACCCATGTTGCCCGGCACCTGGCCGAGGATAAGGTGGTCGGCTGGTTCCAGGGACGCATGGAATTCGGCCCGCGCGCCCTGGGCAATCGCTCTATCCTGGGCAACCCGGCCTCGGCGGCCATGCAATCCACCATGAACCTCAAAATCAAATACCGCGAGTCCTTCCGCCCCTTCGCTCCAGCGGTCTTAGAAGAAGAGGCCGCCCGTTATTTTGAGCTGAATAGCACCAGCCCTTATATGCTGCGGGTAGCACCGCTCGCTAACGACTGGCGCCTGCCCGATAGCGGTGAACCCCTGTTTGGCCTCGACAAGTTAAAGCAATCGCGCTCACAGTTGCCGGCCATTACCCATGTGGACTACTCCGCGCGGGTGCAAACCGTCTCGGCAGAGACCAACCCGCGCTTTACCCGCCTGTTACACGCCTTTAAGGCACTGACCGGTTGGGGGTTGCTGATCAATACCTCTTTTAATGTGCGCGGTGAACCGCCGGTATCGACCCCGGCACAGGCCTATGACTGCTTCCTGCGCACCGAGATGGACTACCTGGTGATGGGTAACTACCTGCTGGATCGACACCAGCAATCCCCCCAGGCCATCCACCAGGCACGCCAGCAAGCCTTCGCACCGGACTAA
- the mnmA gene encoding tRNA 2-thiouridine(34) synthase MnmA, whose amino-acid sequence MSDVTPSTAPVTTSRSPGAKVIVGMSGGVDSSVSALLLQQQGYAVEGLFMKNWDEDDGTEYCTAKADLADAQRVCDKLGIKLHTANFAAEYWDNVFEHFLEEYKAGRTPNPDILCNREIKFKVFMEYAQMLGGELIATGHYVRRADRNGHTLLLKGLDPNKDQSYFLHAVGEAEFAKSLFPVGELEKPEVRRIAEEHGLVTHNKKDSTGICFIGERRFKDFLQQYLPAQPGEIQTPDGQVIGEHMGLMYHTIGQRQGLGIGGVKGANEEPWFVAQKDLGRNVLIVVQGTDHPLLYTNHLLAQQTHWINGSAPASEFRCMAKTRYRQPDQACRVQVLDNGRLDVFFDEPQRAVTPGQSLVLYDGDTCLGGAVIESTDNC is encoded by the coding sequence ATGTCTGATGTAACGCCCTCCACTGCCCCTGTCACCACCAGCCGCTCCCCCGGTGCCAAGGTTATTGTCGGTATGTCCGGTGGTGTGGACTCCTCTGTCTCTGCCCTGTTGCTGCAACAGCAGGGTTATGCAGTTGAAGGCCTGTTTATGAAGAACTGGGACGAGGACGATGGCACCGAATACTGTACCGCCAAGGCCGACCTGGCCGATGCGCAGAGGGTGTGCGACAAGCTGGGTATCAAGCTGCACACCGCCAATTTCGCCGCCGAATACTGGGACAATGTATTCGAGCACTTCCTTGAGGAATACAAGGCTGGCCGCACGCCCAACCCGGACATCCTGTGCAACCGCGAAATCAAGTTCAAAGTCTTTATGGAATACGCACAGATGCTGGGCGGTGAGCTGATTGCCACCGGCCACTATGTGCGCCGCGCCGACCGCAATGGCCACACCCTGCTGCTCAAAGGCCTGGATCCGAACAAGGACCAGAGCTACTTCCTCCATGCCGTTGGTGAAGCCGAATTTGCCAAATCCCTCTTCCCGGTGGGTGAACTGGAAAAACCCGAGGTACGCCGTATTGCCGAAGAGCACGGCCTGGTCACGCACAACAAAAAAGACAGCACCGGCATCTGCTTTATCGGCGAACGCCGCTTCAAAGACTTTTTACAGCAATACCTGCCGGCCCAGCCGGGCGAGATCCAAACCCCGGATGGCCAGGTGATCGGCGAGCATATGGGCCTGATGTACCACACCATCGGCCAGCGCCAGGGCCTGGGTATAGGCGGTGTAAAAGGTGCCAATGAAGAGCCCTGGTTTGTGGCGCAGAAAGACCTGGGCCGTAATGTATTGATTGTGGTTCAGGGCACCGACCACCCGCTGCTCTATACCAACCACCTGCTCGCCCAGCAGACCCACTGGATCAACGGCAGCGCGCCTGCCAGCGAATTCCGCTGCATGGCTAAAACCCGCTACCGCCAGCCGGACCAGGCCTGCCGTGTGCAGGTACTGGATAACGGCAGGCTGGATGTGTTCTTTGATGAGCCGCAACGCGCCGTGACCCCCGGCCAATCCCTGGTACTCTACGATGGCG
- a CDS encoding tetratricopeptide repeat protein has product MRIWFFRAVLVAIPLLFFALIEAALRLSGFGYSYPLFISDPSQPGYLLTNPHVVNRYFPKPEMAPPVKIESTYFTRQKRPDALRVVIQGESSAAGYPYGLGASLAGMLQQRLQYQYPDRYVEVIQTAMSAVNSYTLLDFSREILAIEPDLVVIYTGHNEYLGVMGVGSAYASHSRATTLLMLALKDLRLYQALQRLYVTWQGERPRTQANDEAGNRTLMARVAREKNIVLGSALYQQGLEQFEGNMTLLLERYRKAGVPVLIGTVASNLRHQAPFDTGETAPELAQVLESIPADIEQIPLDEVHRLQVQLQAQLGRQQHALAAYRLGQLADRQQDYASALSWYTNARDWDQLRFRAPSAMNEIIQRVSAKTGAILVQSEIQLAVQSPQRIIGKEVMLEHLHPNVDGYFWLADAYFTPLLRQLPLQPKTPRADTPLARQQIPILPAEFYTAESSIERLLADYPFTHTPRAVRELPVRNWQDQLGKDMVDKRIDWLTMVKLSYEGYKKEGNKTGAVTALVLLADALPTTVDVNYSAGTELIQLNRFGEAIRVLERAVHYSEKNINAHLALAHARILSGNAREGERLLDQVLLWQPDNVTAKTVKQQLAARRAQAK; this is encoded by the coding sequence ATGCGTATTTGGTTTTTTCGCGCCGTACTGGTGGCTATCCCGCTTTTGTTTTTTGCCCTGATCGAAGCCGCTTTGCGGTTATCGGGTTTTGGCTATTCCTATCCCCTGTTTATTTCCGATCCATCACAACCGGGCTACCTGCTAACCAATCCGCATGTGGTCAACCGCTATTTCCCCAAACCGGAAATGGCACCGCCGGTCAAGATTGAGTCCACCTACTTTACCCGGCAGAAAAGGCCCGATGCCCTGCGGGTTGTCATCCAGGGGGAATCATCGGCGGCGGGCTATCCCTATGGGCTGGGTGCGTCGCTTGCGGGTATGTTGCAGCAGCGTTTGCAATACCAGTACCCGGATCGTTATGTCGAAGTGATACAGACGGCCATGTCGGCCGTTAACTCTTACACCCTGCTGGATTTCAGCCGGGAAATCCTCGCGATTGAGCCGGACCTGGTGGTGATTTATACCGGTCACAACGAATACCTGGGCGTGATGGGGGTGGGGTCGGCTTATGCCAGCCACAGCCGCGCGACCACCTTGCTCATGTTAGCCCTTAAAGACCTGCGCCTTTACCAGGCACTGCAACGTTTGTATGTCACCTGGCAAGGTGAGCGGCCGCGCACGCAAGCGAATGATGAGGCCGGCAATCGCACCCTGATGGCGCGGGTGGCGCGCGAAAAAAATATTGTGTTGGGCTCTGCCCTGTATCAACAGGGATTGGAACAGTTTGAAGGCAATATGACGCTGTTGCTGGAGCGCTACCGGAAAGCCGGAGTTCCGGTGTTGATAGGTACAGTAGCCAGTAATCTTCGTCACCAGGCTCCTTTTGATACCGGTGAAACAGCGCCCGAATTGGCACAGGTTCTGGAATCTATCCCGGCGGATATTGAACAAATCCCGCTGGATGAGGTACACCGGCTACAGGTGCAATTACAGGCGCAACTCGGGAGGCAACAACATGCCTTGGCGGCTTATCGCCTGGGACAGCTTGCCGATCGACAACAGGACTATGCCAGTGCCTTATCCTGGTACACCAATGCGCGCGATTGGGATCAATTGCGTTTTCGTGCGCCCTCGGCGATGAATGAGATTATCCAGCGCGTCTCTGCCAAAACCGGCGCGATTTTGGTTCAGAGTGAAATCCAGTTAGCGGTGCAATCGCCACAACGCATTATTGGCAAGGAAGTAATGCTGGAGCATTTGCATCCGAATGTGGATGGGTATTTCTGGTTGGCAGATGCCTATTTCACCCCATTGCTTCGCCAATTGCCTTTGCAACCCAAAACCCCCAGGGCAGATACACCGCTGGCCCGGCAGCAAATACCCATATTGCCCGCCGAGTTTTATACCGCCGAATCATCTATCGAGCGCCTGCTGGCCGATTATCCCTTTACGCACACGCCGCGCGCTGTGCGTGAGTTGCCTGTGCGCAACTGGCAGGATCAATTGGGTAAGGATATGGTGGATAAACGCATTGACTGGTTAACCATGGTCAAGCTCAGTTATGAGGGCTATAAAAAAGAAGGCAATAAAACCGGTGCTGTTACAGCGCTGGTTCTCTTGGCCGACGCCTTACCGACGACAGTCGATGTGAATTACTCGGCGGGTACGGAACTGATCCAGCTAAATCGTTTCGGAGAGGCCATTCGCGTGTTGGAGCGTGCCGTGCACTACTCGGAAAAAAATATAAATGCCCACCTGGCGCTGGCCCATGCGCGGATTTTGAGTGGTAACGCGCGTGAAGGGGAACGCTTGCTGGATCAGGTATTGCTATGGCAGCCGGATAATGTGACGGCTAAAACAGTGAAACAACAATTGGCTGCGCGCAGGGCGCAGGCAAAATAA
- a CDS encoding DUF5989 family protein: MLEFLQDLWRFLKVRKKFWMLPIIIVLVLLGALVVASQQSALAGFIYTLF, translated from the coding sequence ATGTTGGAATTCCTGCAAGACCTCTGGCGCTTTCTCAAAGTACGTAAAAAATTCTGGATGCTGCCCATCATCATCGTGCTGGTATTGCTCGGCGCCCTGGTAGTTGCCAGCCAGCAATCGGCCCTGGCAGGGTTCATCTATACGCTTTTCTAG
- a CDS encoding tryptophan halogenase family protein, which produces MSGVPLMNGQSNPPKILIVGGGTAGWMAANLMAHCWVASGVEVSLLESPDIGIIGVGEGSTPQLKRFFGYLGIAEQEWMPACHATYKNGIRFKGWSSKPGYGEYFHPFDSDIDLHTQPAFFYNCDVRRHGVDVYAHPDRFYLSAHLAEHHKGPLPAPNFPFNIGYGYHFDSGLLGQFLRNRAVGLGVNHIQAKVQSVQRAGSGELVSVTTDQGHIITADFFVDCTGFNALLIQKTLGVPFKKFADNLFNDAAVAMPSPQGAVIGSQTLSTAMRYGWAWEIPLTHRIGNGYVYSSAFCSADEAETELRRKLGLLDADVQARHLKMNVGRLEQHWSYNCLAVGLSQGFIEPLEATALHIVQETIQGFIDAWELGGFTPANRDAFNQRINARFEGVRDYIVAHYVCNSRSDTDYWLANRSHQAISDNLRAVLQTWVNAGNVVEQITRREMDKYYLPMSWYTLLSGYGLFPDRQALQPGTAKAHRYRLDDIDAFIAGCSLNFQEQAALLQRG; this is translated from the coding sequence ATGTCTGGTGTTCCGCTGATGAATGGTCAATCGAATCCGCCCAAAATCCTTATTGTCGGCGGTGGCACTGCCGGTTGGATGGCGGCTAATTTGATGGCCCATTGCTGGGTTGCATCGGGTGTTGAGGTCAGCCTGCTGGAATCGCCGGACATCGGCATTATCGGTGTGGGAGAGGGATCGACACCCCAGCTAAAACGTTTCTTTGGTTATCTGGGCATTGCCGAGCAGGAGTGGATGCCTGCGTGCCATGCCACCTATAAAAACGGTATTCGCTTTAAGGGGTGGTCGAGCAAACCGGGCTATGGGGAATATTTTCATCCCTTTGATTCCGACATCGACCTGCATACCCAGCCGGCGTTTTTTTACAACTGCGATGTGCGTCGCCATGGGGTGGATGTGTATGCCCACCCCGACCGTTTTTACCTGAGTGCCCATTTGGCCGAGCATCATAAGGGGCCGCTGCCAGCGCCTAATTTTCCGTTCAACATCGGTTATGGCTATCATTTTGATTCGGGGTTATTGGGGCAGTTTTTACGTAACCGGGCTGTGGGCCTTGGTGTAAACCATATCCAGGCGAAGGTGCAATCAGTCCAGCGTGCAGGTTCCGGTGAGCTGGTGTCCGTCACAACGGATCAGGGGCATATCATCACTGCCGATTTTTTTGTGGATTGCACGGGCTTTAATGCCCTGCTGATACAAAAGACATTGGGTGTGCCGTTTAAAAAATTTGCAGACAACCTGTTTAATGATGCGGCTGTTGCCATGCCCTCGCCCCAGGGAGCGGTAATAGGCAGCCAAACCCTGTCTACGGCTATGCGTTACGGGTGGGCCTGGGAGATTCCATTGACCCATCGCATTGGCAATGGCTATGTCTATTCATCGGCGTTTTGTTCGGCGGATGAGGCTGAAACCGAATTGCGCCGCAAGCTGGGTTTGCTCGATGCCGATGTACAGGCGCGCCACCTCAAAATGAATGTGGGGCGTTTGGAGCAACATTGGTCGTACAATTGCCTGGCAGTCGGTTTGTCGCAGGGGTTTATTGAGCCGTTGGAGGCAACAGCACTGCACATTGTGCAGGAGACTATCCAGGGATTTATCGATGCCTGGGAACTGGGCGGTTTCACCCCGGCGAACCGCGATGCGTTTAACCAGCGGATTAATGCGCGTTTTGAAGGCGTCCGCGATTATATTGTTGCCCACTATGTCTGTAATTCGCGTAGCGATACCGACTACTGGCTGGCTAACCGCAGCCATCAGGCGATTTCCGATAATTTGCGTGCGGTCTTGCAAACCTGGGTTAACGCGGGAAATGTGGTTGAGCAAATTACCCGGCGCGAGATGGATAAATATTATTTGCCCATGTCCTGGTACACCCTGCTGAGCGGTTATGGCCTGTTTCCCGATCGGCAGGCGTTGCAACCGGGTACGGCAAAGGCGCATCGCTATCGCCTGGACGATATAGATGCGTTTATTGCCGGATGCAGTTTAAATTTCCAGGAGCAGGCTGCCTTGTTGCAGCGGGGATAA
- a CDS encoding NUDIX hydrolase, translated as MTWAPHATVATIVEHNGRYLMVYEEADGQRVYNQPAGHLDPHETLQQAAVRETLEETGWTVKLTGVVGINLYTAPGNGVTYLRTTFIADPVSHNPDIPLDSGILEAVWLSYEEILARRDQLRSPMTLQIIEEYRAGRRFPLRVVGE; from the coding sequence ATGACCTGGGCTCCCCACGCCACTGTCGCCACTATTGTTGAACATAATGGCCGCTATCTAATGGTTTACGAAGAAGCCGACGGGCAAAGAGTATACAACCAGCCCGCCGGTCATTTGGATCCACACGAAACCCTGCAACAAGCTGCCGTGCGTGAAACCCTGGAGGAAACCGGCTGGACGGTTAAGCTCACCGGTGTGGTGGGTATTAACCTGTATACCGCACCAGGCAATGGGGTGACCTACCTGCGCACGACCTTTATTGCTGACCCTGTCAGCCACAACCCCGATATCCCACTGGACAGCGGAATCCTGGAAGCCGTGTGGCTGAGTTACGAGGAAATCCTGGCGCGCAGAGACCAGCTGCGCAGCCCCATGACCTTGCAGATTATCGAAGAGTATCGCGCGGGACGCCGTTTTCCCTTGCGTGTGGTGGGTGAGTGA